In a single window of the Panthera leo isolate Ple1 chromosome A1, P.leo_Ple1_pat1.1, whole genome shotgun sequence genome:
- the ATOX1 gene encoding copper transport protein ATOX1 — protein MPKHEFSVDMTCEGCSNAVSRVLNKLGGVEFDIDLPNKKVCINSEHSVDLLLETLGKTGKAVSYLGPK, from the exons ATGCCG AAACACGAGTTCTCTGTGGACATGACCTGTGAAGGCTGCTCCAATGCGGTCAGTCGGGTGCTCAACAAGCTGGGAG GAGTTGAGTTTGACATTGACCTACCCAACAAGAAGGTTTGCATCAACTCTGAGCACAGCGTGGACCTTCTGCTGGAGACGCtgggaaaaacaggaaaagctgTTTCCTACCTCGGCCCCAAGTAA